A stretch of Lathyrus oleraceus cultivar Zhongwan6 chromosome 6, CAAS_Psat_ZW6_1.0, whole genome shotgun sequence DNA encodes these proteins:
- the LOC127095919 gene encoding uncharacterized protein LOC127095919 → MRPGLKDDVAYSFFNPEIDELRDMIALITPDHVGMFREAYSGILKAVFRLTDSDRSAIHTLLQFYDPGLRCFVFPDYLLGPLMEDYASILGIQIRDQIPFCAIRREPDVLGISRALYLSPEMTNEGLKEKGKLPGFHLSFLEAKAKEHAAMGNWKTVCALISVSVYGIILFPNQKSFVDHNAIRLFIQRNPIPTLIGDVYYSVHNRNEKRRGGLIRCCGQMLFRWFMGYLPSRGAFAHLDPTVKWSVRLMGLRAADIAWTHNGLAGRNFIYSCGDFPNVPLMGVQGCINYNPTLLRRQMGFAMEVPPLECETQESFYFPVEGNQAKLMQVSGSWRNIQRKGKVPFGKVNSQYFPLFEDWLRKRIEITHLPFPGGDPGCPMIEGPSSSVSMGEFLEMKRARDQLLVEKAELEMSVARIQTANQEIRVKMEDQDTRHALEAKRFEMDTSYYGKINQALASSTREHDITKEKLARASKVIEDEKRRQILVRDQRDDRARALAAEWEAEKVKIIAERDHYIVERDHYFRQMKIHQKEVGRLQQENTELRFAAEFAKMVDEIGPSVGPSSG, encoded by the coding sequence atgaggcccggtttgaaagatgatgttgcctatagtttcttcaacccagagattgacgagttgagagatatgatagcactgattacgcccgaccatgtggggatgtttaGAGAGGCATACAGTGGTATTTTGAAGGcggttttcagactcactgacagtgacagaagcgccattcatactcttctccagttctatgacccgggtttgagatgttttgtgtttccagactatttgttgggacctctgatggaagattatgctagcatcctgggtattcagatccgcgatcagattcctttctgcGCCATTAGGAgagagcctgatgtccttgggatttctcgtgctctttatttgagtccggagatgaccaatgagggtttgaaggagaaaggaaaattacctggatttcatttgagtttcttggaggctaaggccaaggaacatgctgctatgggtaattggaagacggtctgtgcttTGATTTCTGTGAGCgtttatgggatcattctgtttcctaatcagaagagctttgtcgaccataatgctatcagattgttcatacagaggaaccctattcctactctgatcggagacgtctattattcggttcataacaggaatgagaagcggcgtggtggtcTGATCCGATGTTGTGGTCAAATGTTGTTcagatggtttatggggtatttgccttcccgaggtgcttttgctcatctcgatcctacggtcaagtggtcggtcagattgatgggtttgcgggctgctgatatagcatggactcataatggtttggctggacggaattttatatatagctgcggggattttcccaatgtgcctcttatgggagttcagggttgcattaattacaacccaacgcttcttaggagacagatggggttcgctatggaagttcctccccttgagtgtgagactcaggagtccttttacttcccggttgagggcaatcaggccaagctgatgcaggtgtctgggtcatggcgtaacattcaaaGGAAGGGCAAAGTTCCGTTTGGCAAGGTCAATAGCCAGTATTTTCCTCTATTCGAggattggcttcggaagaggattgagatcacacatctaccatttccgggaggtgatcctgggtgtcctatgattgagggtccgagttcttctgtcagtatgggagaattcctcgagatgaagagagccagagatcagttgctcgtagagaaagctgaattggagatgagtgttgctcgaaTTCAGACGGCCaaccaggagatcagagtgaagatggaGGATCAGGACACacgacatgccctggaagcaaagcgctttgagatggatacttcctactatgggaagatcaaTCAAGCCTTAGCATCGTCcacaagggagcacgacatcactaaaGAGAAGTTAGccagagcttcaaaggtcattgaagatgagaagaggaggcaaatcctcgtgagggaCCAGAGGGACGACAGAGCCAGAGCCcttgctgcagagtgggaagcggagaaagtaaagatcatcgccgagagagatcattacattgttgagagagatcattacttcaggcagatgaagattcaccagaaagaggtggggagattacagcaggagaacaccgagctcaggttcgccgcagagttcgcgaagatggttgacgagatagggccatctgtgggaccctcgtcaggctag